A region of the Peredibacter starrii genome:
GAGTCATCTGAAGTGATTGAAAACTTAAAATCTTTTCTGGCCGAGTTCACAGAGCCATCTCAGAACGAATGTTTCGAAAGATTCGGCCAACAAATCGATCGTGTCATGGGCGCGGCATTTACTCTTGCTCTTAATGAGATGGGGGAGCTTTGTCGTCTTGGTAAAGAGCTTGGTTACAAATCCAGCCAGGTAACAGAGATCAGTAAGCTTCTTACGGTGCAAAGTCTCTTATCTCAACTGGTAAAAATTCTTGAAAATATTTTGAAGAGCCTCAAAGCGGGACTACGTGAAAAGTCCGAAGACGTTGCTCCATTGCTCAAACGTATGACAGAGGCAAGCGCCATGCTTGGCAATCTTCGAACATCTGTCAAAGTCTAATCTATGGTAGATCCAGTCTGGGAAGAGAAACTTTCATTTTTGGTTCAACAGGATCATGCAATGAGAGAGGTTCTTCTTCAGAAGGGCGTCTTGTGGGACACCTATCATCCGGAAATGGAAAAAATCCATCTCGCCAATGCTAAAAAGCTTCAGAGCATGATTCAGAAAATGGGATTTCCAGTTTTGAGTAATGCGGGCGAGAAGGGTGTGAGACTTTCTTGGCTAATTATTCATCATGCAATCTCATGGCCTGATTTCATGAAAGAGGGGCTAACTCAAATGAGATTGGCGGCCGCTCAACATGATTACCTGTTAGAACTTCTGGCCTACACTGATGATCGAATCGCTTTTTATGAGGACCGCCCTCAGCTCTATGGTAC
Encoded here:
- a CDS encoding DUF6624 domain-containing protein, with amino-acid sequence MVDPVWEEKLSFLVQQDHAMREVLLQKGVLWDTYHPEMEKIHLANAKKLQSMIQKMGFPVLSNAGEKGVRLSWLIIHHAISWPDFMKEGLTQMRLAAAQHDYLLELLAYTDDRIAFYEDRPQLYGTNLDWIAGELKRTPIADPAFLDQRRKSLGLPPVSRVPIPTGEERPPKDPEKKLREFKEWQRRVGWIP